A window of the Gossypium hirsutum isolate 1008001.06 chromosome A05, Gossypium_hirsutum_v2.1, whole genome shotgun sequence genome harbors these coding sequences:
- the LOC107959493 gene encoding seipin-1 yields the protein MLSSPEMEEKEAEVVEAPKPADWFNTLLSLQADLLYNCFTTLSSPFFTLLSAAFESYRRAEETTANVETAVQNLPSSITHGSTVLLKRVGLGLFGAAQMCMVLVFLMVLAAFVGIGLVQLWAEEPVFVREKLFFDYTEVNPTAVFCAGGGGFDGGCYRKKQMGVPVGHTIHVYLLLLMPESDFNRDIGVFQLNAELISINGDVIGKSSQPVMLRFTSLPLRLARTFFMAIPLLLGISSETQKVKIEILRYKEGYPRSEAVRVTLAPRAGTLSLPQLYEAEIIMNSQLPWSKQLVHNWKWTLSVWISLYVYIFFLILLVGCFRQLFFPFTTSAGVERDASVEELREPVMGGRRNDRVEVSDLMSKWQHSRRKRKAIFLNKEVSEIAGSSASSISLTREDKSAVIEEDVGDSESVCLGG from the exons ATGCTCTCATCACCTGAAATGGAGGAAAAAGAAGCAGAAGTAGTAGAAGCACCAAAACCAGCTGACTGGTTCAATACCTTATTATCTCTTCAAGCTGATCTCCTTTACAACTGTTTCACCACTCTTTCTTCCCCTTTCTTCACCCTCTTATCGGCGGCCTTTGAGTCATACCGCCGTGCCGAAGAGACGACAGCCAACGTCGAAACGGCGGTTCAAAATCTACCTTCCAGCATCACCCACGGTAGCACTGTCTTGCTCAAGAGAGTCGGGTTAGGACTTTTTGGTGCTGCTCAAATGTGCATGGTGTTGGTCTTTCTGATGGTTTTGGCTGCTTTTGTGGGAATTGGGTTGGTGCAACTTTGGGCGGAGGAGCCTGTTTTCGTTAGAGAAAAATTGTTCTTTGATTACACAGAGGTGAATCCTACGGCGGTGTTTTGTGCTGGTGGAGGTGGCTTTGATGGCGGCTGTTATAGGAAGAAGCAGATGGGTGTTCCCGTTGGTCATACCATTCATGTTTATTTGCTTCTTTTGATGCCTGAATCTGATTTCAACAGAGATATTGGAGTATTTCAG ttgaatgCAGAACTGATATCAATCAATGGAGATGTAATTGGTAAGTCTAGCCAGCCTGTTATGTTGCGCTTTACAAGTCTACCACTTCGGCTTGCACGTACATTTTTTATGGCTATACCTCTCTTACTCGGAATTTCAAGTGAGACGCAAAAGGTGAAGATTGAGATACTGAGATATAAAGAAGGATATCCCAGAAGTGAAGCCGTGAGGGTAACATTGGCTCCGAGGGCCGGAACTTTGTCGCTTCCACAGTTGTACGAAGCGGAAATCATCATGAACTCACAGTTGCCATGGTCTAAACAGTTGGTCCACAATTGGAAGTGGACCTTGTCTGTATGGATATCGCTCTATGTATACATTTTCTTCCTCATACTTCTCGTCGGTTGCTTTAGACAGCTATTctttccattcacaacatcagCAGGTGTCGAAAGAGATGCAAGCGTAGAGGAATTGAGAGAGCCAGTAATGGGCGGCAGAAGAAATGATCGTGTTGAGGTTTCCGATCTAATGAGCAAATGGCAGCATAGCAGACGGAAGCGGAAGGCGATCTTTCTGAACAAAGAAGTCTCAGAGATAGCGGGGTCATCAGCATCAAGCATTAGCCTAACTAGGGAAGATAAGAGTGCGGTAATTGAAGAGGATGTGGGAGACTCAGAATCAGTATGTTTAGGtggttga